One part of the uncultured Bacteroides sp. genome encodes these proteins:
- a CDS encoding ribonuclease HII: MLLPYLNKDLIEAGCDEAGRGCLAGSVFAAAVILPHDFKNELLNDSKQLTEKQRYALREVIEMEAVTWAVGIVTPEEIDKINILNASILAMHRAVDQLKAIPEHLLIDGNRFKKYKEIPHTTVVKGDGKYLSIAAASILAKTYRDDYMNRLHQEFPVYDWDHNKGYPTKKHRAAIALHGTTPYHRMTFNLLGDGQLSLNF; encoded by the coding sequence ATGCTATTACCATATCTCAATAAAGACCTTATAGAAGCTGGATGTGATGAGGCTGGACGCGGTTGCCTGGCAGGTTCAGTCTTTGCCGCTGCCGTAATTCTTCCTCACGATTTTAAGAACGAATTGCTGAATGACTCCAAACAGCTCACAGAAAAGCAACGATATGCCCTTCGTGAAGTTATTGAAATGGAAGCAGTGACATGGGCAGTGGGTATTGTTACACCCGAAGAAATTGATAAAATCAATATTCTCAATGCTTCAATTCTTGCCATGCACCGTGCGGTAGATCAACTTAAAGCTATCCCTGAACATCTGCTTATTGACGGAAACCGATTCAAAAAGTATAAAGAAATACCTCACACCACAGTTGTGAAAGGTGATGGTAAATACCTGTCTATAGCAGCAGCCTCCATTTTGGCAAAAACTTATAGGGACGATTATATGAACCGTCTACATCAGGAGTTCCCTGTGTATGACTGGGATCACAACAAAGGCTATCCCACAAAGAAACACCGTGCAGCAATAGCTCTTCACGGCACTACTCCTTATCACAGAATGACTTTCAATTTACTGGGCGACGGACAATTATCACTCAACTTCTGA
- a CDS encoding CvpA family protein codes for MRTIDILLLLVIGAGAAKGYLKGGVRLLLSTVGLIVGLYIAKLMYIPFAETLCPSFTKSMTFARALAFIIIWVAVPLLSTLAGGFFTKTLEAMHINWLNKWAGALLGGLKYLILASLFINVLEFIDSSNHLISQDNKKEAILYYPTQKVAGIVFPLVKEVSNKYIH; via the coding sequence ATGAGAACAATTGATATATTGTTATTGCTGGTTATTGGAGCTGGCGCGGCAAAAGGATATTTAAAAGGAGGAGTAAGGCTCTTGCTCTCCACGGTGGGATTAATAGTGGGATTGTATATTGCCAAATTAATGTATATACCGTTTGCAGAGACACTTTGTCCGTCTTTTACAAAATCAATGACGTTTGCCAGAGCTCTTGCTTTTATTATAATATGGGTAGCTGTACCTTTACTATCAACATTGGCGGGTGGATTTTTTACTAAAACACTCGAAGCTATGCATATTAATTGGTTAAATAAATGGGCCGGTGCTTTGCTGGGCGGATTAAAATATCTTATATTAGCAAGCCTGTTTATTAATGTACTGGAGTTTATAGATAGTAGTAACCATCTTATTTCCCAAGATAATAAGAAAGAAGCTATTTTATATTATCCAACGCAAAAGGTAGCAGGAATCGTATTCCCATTGGTTAAAGAAGTATCGAATAAATATATTCATTAA
- the sufB gene encoding Fe-S cluster assembly protein SufB: protein MQQEEPNKYLKEITEEKYKYGFTTDVQTEIIPVGLNEDVIRLISAKKDEPDWLLEFRLKAYRHWLTLEMPTWAHLTIPEIDYQSISYYADPTKKKKGPKSLDEVDPELIKTFNKLGIPLEERLALSGMAVDAVMDSVSVKTTFKETLMEKGIIFCSFSEAVREHPDLVKKYLGSVVGYRDNFFAALNSAVFSDGSFVYIPKGVRCPMELSTYFRINAANTGQFERTLIVADDDAYVSYLEGCTAPMRDENQLHAAIVEIIIHDRAEVKYSTVQNWYPGDKNGKGGVYNFVTKRGICKGVDSKLSWTQVETGSAITWKYPSCILAGDNSVAEFYSVAVTNNYQQADTGTKMIHLGKNTKSTIMSKGISAGKSQNSYRGLVKVVEKAEGARNYSQCDSLLLGDKCGAHTFPYMDIHNETAIVEHEATTSKISEDQLFYCNQRGISTEDAIGLIVNGYAKEVINKLPMEFAVEAQKLLQVSLEGSVG, encoded by the coding sequence ATGCAACAAGAAGAACCCAATAAATATTTAAAGGAGATCACGGAAGAAAAGTACAAGTATGGCTTTACTACCGATGTGCAGACTGAAATTATCCCTGTAGGGCTTAATGAAGATGTCATTCGCCTGATCTCTGCTAAGAAAGATGAACCGGACTGGTTGCTAGAGTTCCGCCTTAAGGCTTACCGCCATTGGCTGACTCTGGAAATGCCCACATGGGCGCATCTTACTATTCCTGAGATAGATTATCAAAGTATAAGCTATTATGCCGACCCTACCAAAAAGAAAAAGGGACCGAAATCGTTGGATGAAGTTGATCCTGAATTGATTAAAACATTCAATAAACTTGGTATTCCTCTTGAGGAGCGTCTGGCATTAAGCGGAATGGCTGTTGATGCCGTAATGGACTCGGTTTCTGTTAAGACCACCTTTAAGGAAACACTGATGGAGAAAGGAATTATCTTTTGCTCCTTTAGTGAAGCAGTTCGTGAGCATCCCGATTTGGTTAAGAAATACTTAGGCAGTGTCGTAGGCTATAGAGATAATTTCTTTGCCGCACTAAACTCTGCTGTATTCTCTGACGGATCGTTTGTTTATATACCAAAGGGTGTACGTTGCCCTATGGAATTATCTACCTATTTCCGAATTAATGCTGCCAATACAGGTCAGTTCGAAAGAACACTGATTGTAGCCGATGATGACGCTTACGTAAGTTATCTGGAAGGTTGTACCGCTCCAATGCGTGATGAGAACCAATTGCACGCTGCAATTGTAGAAATCATTATTCATGATAGGGCTGAAGTGAAATACTCAACTGTTCAGAACTGGTATCCGGGTGACAAAAATGGCAAAGGTGGTGTTTATAACTTTGTAACCAAACGTGGTATTTGCAAAGGTGTTGATTCTAAACTTTCCTGGACTCAGGTAGAAACCGGATCGGCTATTACCTGGAAATATCCAAGTTGTATTCTGGCCGGAGATAATTCCGTGGCAGAATTCTATTCTGTGGCTGTTACAAACAATTATCAGCAGGCAGATACGGGAACAAAGATGATTCATCTGGGAAAGAATACCAAGAGTACTATTATGTCTAAAGGTATTTCGGCCGGTAAGAGTCAGAATTCATACCGCGGATTGGTTAAGGTTGTAGAAAAAGCCGAAGGTGCACGTAATTATAGCCAGTGTGACAGTCTTTTGTTAGGCGATAAATGCGGAGCTCATACGTTCCCATATATGGATATTCATAATGAAACAGCAATCGTTGAACACGAAGCTACTACATCAAAGATTAGTGAAGATCAGCTGTTCTATTGTAATCAGAGAGGTATCTCAACAGAAGACGCTATTGGTTTGATTGTAAATGGATATGCAAAAGAAGTAATTAATAAACTTCCGATGGAGTTTGCTGTAGAGGCCCAGAAGCTGCTACAGGTATCTTTGGAAGGTTCAGTAGGATAA
- the sufD gene encoding Fe-S cluster assembly protein SufD, with protein MMVEQQYIDLFSQCEGMICSHSAEVLNAKRAEAFADFERLGLPTQKLEDYKYTDVSEAFAPNYGLNLNRLEIPVNPYEVFKCDVPNMSTSLYFVVNDAFYSKEQPKVELPEGVLMGSLKDMAESHPELVSKYYGKLAKTSEDGVTAFNTTFAQDGVFLYIPKGVVVERTIQLVNILRGDVDFMVNRRVLVVLEDGAQAKLLVCDHAQDQVNFLTTQVIEIFAGKDSVFDMYELEETHTASTRISNCYVRQEAGSNLLLNGMTLHNGTTRNRTHILLAGEHAEINLCGMAIADKNQHVDNHTFIDHAVSNCTSNELFKYVLDDEARGAFAGKVLVRKDAQKTFSQQTNRNLCITKECRMFTQPQLEIYADDVKCGHGATVGQLDEGALFYMQARGISQREARLLLMFAFVNEVVDNIRIDVLKERLHLLIEKRFRGELSKCVGCRGCQ; from the coding sequence ATTATGGTAGAACAACAATATATCGACCTCTTTTCTCAGTGTGAAGGGATGATTTGTTCACACAGTGCAGAAGTGCTGAACGCAAAGCGTGCAGAAGCTTTTGCCGACTTTGAACGATTAGGCTTACCCACCCAAAAACTGGAAGATTATAAATATACCGATGTAAGCGAAGCCTTTGCTCCGAACTACGGACTGAATCTGAACCGTCTGGAAATACCGGTTAATCCGTATGAAGTATTTAAATGTGATGTGCCCAACATGAGTACCTCACTTTACTTCGTGGTTAATGATGCTTTCTACTCCAAAGAACAACCAAAAGTAGAATTACCGGAAGGTGTATTGATGGGTAGTCTGAAAGATATGGCCGAATCACATCCTGAATTGGTAAGCAAATACTATGGTAAGCTGGCAAAAACTTCAGAAGATGGGGTAACAGCCTTCAATACTACATTCGCACAGGATGGCGTTTTCCTTTATATTCCTAAAGGAGTGGTTGTGGAGCGCACCATTCAGTTGGTGAATATCCTTAGAGGAGACGTGGACTTTATGGTCAATCGTCGAGTTCTTGTGGTACTTGAAGATGGTGCACAAGCCAAATTGCTGGTTTGCGACCATGCACAGGACCAAGTGAACTTCCTTACTACTCAGGTTATCGAGATTTTTGCAGGTAAAGATTCTGTTTTCGATATGTATGAGCTTGAAGAAACTCACACAGCCAGTACACGAATCTCTAACTGTTATGTTCGTCAGGAAGCAGGTTCCAATCTTCTTCTTAACGGAATGACACTGCATAACGGTACTACACGCAACCGTACCCATATTTTACTGGCGGGAGAACATGCCGAGATAAACCTTTGCGGTATGGCTATTGCCGATAAGAATCAACACGTGGACAATCATACATTCATTGACCACGCTGTTTCTAACTGTACCAGCAACGAACTCTTCAAGTATGTGCTCGATGATGAAGCTCGCGGAGCTTTTGCCGGAAAAGTACTGGTTCGCAAGGATGCACAGAAAACATTCTCGCAACAGACAAACCGGAATCTTTGCATAACCAAAGAATGCAGAATGTTTACCCAGCCACAGCTCGAGATCTATGCTGATGATGTGAAGTGCGGTCACGGAGCAACAGTGGGACAACTTGATGAGGGTGCACTTTTCTATATGCAGGCTCGTGGTATCTCACAAAGAGAAGCCCGCTTGCTGTTAATGTTTGCTTTCGTCAATGAAGTGGTGGATAATATCCGGATAGATGTTTTGAAAGAACGTCTGCATCTGCTTATTGAGAAACGCTTCCGTGGTGAATTGAGTAAATGCGTAGGTTGTAGAGGATGTCAATAA
- the sufC gene encoding Fe-S cluster assembly ATPase SufC, translating into MLEIKDLHASINGKEILKGINLTVKPGEVHAIMGPNGSGKSTLSSVLTGNPAFEVTKGSVHFYGKDLLDLPPEDRSREGIFLSFQYPVEIPGVSMVNFMRTAVNEHRKYKGQPSLTASEFLKLMREKRAVVELDTKLANRSVNEGFSGGEKKRNEIFQMAMLEPRLSILDETDSGLDIDALRIVANGVNLLKTPENSTIVITHYQRLLDYIKPDIVHVLYQGKIVKTAGPELALELEEKGYDWIKKELGE; encoded by the coding sequence ATGCTCGAAATAAAAGATTTGCATGCCAGTATTAATGGCAAAGAGATATTAAAGGGTATAAACCTGACAGTGAAACCGGGAGAGGTTCATGCCATTATGGGACCTAACGGATCAGGAAAAAGTACATTATCTTCCGTTTTGACCGGTAATCCGGCTTTCGAAGTAACTAAAGGTTCTGTTCACTTCTATGGAAAGGATCTTCTTGATCTTCCTCCGGAAGACCGTAGCCGTGAAGGTATTTTCCTTAGTTTCCAGTATCCGGTAGAAATTCCGGGTGTAAGTATGGTAAACTTTATGCGTACTGCTGTAAACGAACATCGTAAATATAAAGGTCAGCCTTCTCTTACTGCCAGCGAATTCCTTAAACTGATGCGTGAAAAACGTGCGGTTGTTGAACTGGATACTAAGTTGGCAAACCGTTCTGTAAACGAAGGTTTCAGTGGTGGTGAAAAGAAAAGAAATGAAATATTCCAGATGGCTATGCTGGAACCACGCTTGTCTATTCTTGACGAAACAGACAGCGGACTTGATATTGATGCTCTTCGTATTGTAGCTAATGGAGTGAACCTGTTGAAAACTCCGGAAAACTCTACAATTGTGATTACTCACTATCAACGATTGCTCGACTATATCAAACCAGATATCGTACATGTGCTTTATCAGGGAAAGATTGTAAAGACTGCCGGACCGGAATTAGCTCTTGAACTTGAAGAAAAGGGTTATGACTGGATTAAGAAAGAACTGGGAGAATAA
- a CDS encoding cysteine desulfurase, with the protein MINIESIRQDFPILQREVYGKPLIYFDNGATTQKPRCMVESITEQYYSVNANVHRGVHFLSQQATELHEGSRKTVQQFINARSTNEIIFTRGTTESINLLAFSFGEEFCSEGDEIIISAMEHHSNIVPWQMLAARKGVTIKVIPINEKGELLMDEYKSFFSERTKLVSIAHVSNVLGTINPVKEMIAFAHEHGVPVLVDGAQSVPHMKVDVQDLDADFYAFSGHKIYGPTGVGVLYGKEEWLNKLPPYQGGGEMIQTVSFEKTTFNELPYKFEAGTPDYIGTTALAVSLDYISKIGIEEISAYEHELTTYAMNRLKTIEGMRIFGEADQKGSVISFLVGDIHHFDMGTLLDRLGIAVRTGHHCAQPLMQALGIEGTVRASFGLYNTKEEVDALVAGIERVRKMF; encoded by the coding sequence ATGATCAATATAGAATCTATTCGCCAGGACTTCCCTATACTTCAACGTGAAGTGTATGGTAAGCCGCTGATATATTTCGATAACGGAGCTACTACTCAGAAACCTCGCTGCATGGTTGAGTCAATTACAGAACAATATTATTCTGTAAATGCCAATGTGCACCGTGGAGTCCATTTCCTGAGTCAGCAGGCTACGGAATTGCACGAAGGTTCACGTAAAACTGTTCAGCAGTTTATCAATGCCCGCAGCACAAACGAGATTATCTTTACCCGCGGCACAACAGAGTCTATCAACCTTTTAGCGTTCAGCTTTGGGGAAGAATTCTGCAGTGAAGGTGACGAGATTATAATCTCAGCTATGGAACATCACAGCAATATAGTTCCCTGGCAAATGCTTGCAGCCCGTAAAGGAGTTACCATAAAGGTTATTCCTATCAATGAAAAGGGCGAACTGCTGATGGATGAGTATAAGTCGTTCTTCTCAGAACGTACAAAGCTTGTTTCCATAGCTCATGTATCCAATGTACTTGGAACAATCAATCCGGTGAAAGAGATGATTGCTTTTGCGCATGAACATGGTGTTCCTGTTCTTGTAGACGGCGCTCAGTCGGTTCCACATATGAAAGTAGATGTACAGGATCTGGATGCAGACTTTTATGCATTCTCAGGACATAAAATCTACGGACCTACTGGTGTGGGTGTACTTTACGGAAAAGAAGAATGGCTCAACAAACTTCCCCCATATCAGGGAGGAGGAGAGATGATTCAGACTGTAAGTTTTGAGAAGACTACATTCAATGAACTGCCGTATAAGTTTGAAGCTGGTACTCCCGATTATATCGGAACAACAGCATTAGCGGTATCTCTTGATTATATATCAAAGATTGGAATAGAGGAGATTTCAGCTTACGAGCATGAGCTTACTACTTATGCCATGAATCGGCTTAAAACGATTGAAGGAATGAGAATCTTTGGTGAAGCCGACCAAAAGGGTAGTGTAATCTCCTTCCTTGTAGGAGACATTCACCACTTCGATATGGGTACATTGCTCGATCGCCTTGGTATTGCCGTTCGTACCGGTCACCATTGCGCTCAGCCACTTATGCAGGCTTTGGGCATTGAAGGTACAGTGCGTGCTTCTTTCGGTTTGTATAATACCAAAGAGGAGGTAGATGCATTGGTAGCAGGAATCGAACGAGTAAGGAAGATGTTTTAG
- a CDS encoding T9SS type A sorting domain-containing protein, whose protein sequence is MDNVKMVSGVQQTNRAQRPSNSGQSYVTFNAEAGKDVVISYRTVPDPSVNYTAQYFTTTVFVNAIILDEPNPLTTALNPTPDNLDMHTDADNGTCTLKWSPAVTAVKHHLYMGTSEGAMSEIAIQTDTFYVMKDAYSLNTYYWRVDEEDATGNIYKGETWSFRPRHLAFPGAEGYGRYATGGRGGAVYHVTSLDDDALAPQPGTFRYGISKVSGPRTIVFDVGGVIQLKSRLACSDPYVTIAGQTAPGNGIMFRSCPFGMASEGITRFLHMFLGHDAATSETGCDGLGMAGNNHAIMDHCSISWTIDEAFSSRNAKNVTLQRTMISEALNVANHPNYPSGTAHGYAATIGGDTGSYHHNLMAHNEGRNWSLSGGLDGSGAYAGHHDVFNNVCYNWCGRTTDGGTHEGNFVSNYYKMGPSSKKLQLLTANLEGTGTGSQSYYVNGNIRENLDGSKTQDKLDDTYNYTLSNGQVLNWTVFRDKPFFESYTTIETADAAYKNVLSDVGCNMPILDNHDIRMVNETLKGITTTVGSISGKKGLIDSEEDDKCEGFNGINIYEAHRESDFDSDNDGMPDWWEKAKGLNSAEADNNADPDKDGYTVLEDYLNWLAEPHFTINKGININLKEYFAGYDNNPSFEITGSSDMSYDSNEGICTFTPATSFTGFLNIKVKATDDDNVGSLTRNFNFYVSSEATGINNVQTDDTSTASDIYNVSGIKVRSNISSTDISTLAPGIYIVKKLNDKTVTKKIVIK, encoded by the coding sequence GTGGACAACGTGAAAATGGTATCTGGAGTGCAACAAACTAACAGAGCACAGAGACCTTCAAATAGCGGACAGTCGTATGTTACATTCAACGCAGAGGCCGGCAAGGATGTGGTTATATCTTACCGTACTGTTCCCGACCCATCGGTGAACTATACCGCTCAATATTTCACAACCACAGTGTTTGTCAATGCCATCATTCTAGACGAACCGAACCCTCTAACAACGGCATTGAATCCAACCCCGGACAATCTCGATATGCATACCGATGCCGACAACGGTACCTGCACGCTGAAGTGGTCGCCAGCAGTAACAGCGGTGAAACACCATCTCTATATGGGAACATCCGAAGGCGCTATGAGCGAAATTGCTATCCAAACAGATACATTCTACGTAATGAAAGATGCGTATTCACTGAACACGTACTATTGGCGAGTGGATGAGGAAGACGCAACTGGAAATATATATAAAGGCGAGACATGGTCATTCCGTCCACGGCATCTCGCATTCCCTGGCGCAGAGGGCTATGGCCGCTATGCCACCGGAGGAAGAGGCGGCGCGGTGTATCATGTAACATCGCTTGATGACGATGCGTTAGCACCACAACCTGGAACTTTCCGTTATGGAATTAGTAAAGTAAGCGGACCGCGTACCATCGTGTTCGATGTTGGCGGAGTTATCCAGTTAAAAAGCCGCTTAGCCTGTAGCGATCCCTATGTCACCATTGCAGGACAAACTGCCCCTGGCAACGGAATCATGTTCCGCTCGTGCCCGTTCGGCATGGCATCTGAAGGCATCACCCGCTTCCTACACATGTTTCTAGGTCATGATGCTGCAACATCCGAGACTGGATGCGACGGACTGGGAATGGCCGGAAACAATCACGCTATCATGGACCATTGTTCCATAAGCTGGACTATAGACGAAGCTTTCAGCAGTCGTAATGCGAAGAACGTTACATTGCAGCGCACCATGATATCAGAAGCACTAAACGTTGCCAACCATCCTAACTACCCTTCAGGTACAGCGCATGGTTATGCGGCTACAATCGGTGGAGACACTGGGTCATATCATCACAACCTGATGGCTCACAACGAAGGTAGAAACTGGAGCCTCTCCGGCGGTCTGGACGGTAGCGGGGCTTATGCCGGTCACCATGACGTATTCAATAACGTGTGCTACAATTGGTGCGGACGTACTACAGACGGTGGTACTCACGAGGGAAACTTTGTAAGCAACTACTACAAAATGGGACCATCTTCAAAGAAGCTTCAACTGCTCACCGCAAACCTTGAAGGCACAGGCACCGGCTCACAAAGTTATTACGTGAACGGAAATATCCGCGAAAATCTTGATGGAAGCAAGACTCAGGACAAACTCGATGATACTTATAATTATACTCTATCAAACGGACAGGTGTTGAACTGGACTGTATTCCGCGACAAGCCGTTCTTTGAATCATACACCACCATTGAAACAGCTGATGCTGCTTACAAAAATGTGTTGTCGGATGTGGGCTGCAATATGCCAATACTCGACAACCACGACATACGTATGGTGAACGAAACTCTTAAAGGCATCACCACAACCGTAGGTAGCATATCGGGAAAGAAAGGTCTTATCGACTCTGAAGAGGATGACAAATGCGAAGGCTTCAACGGTATCAATATCTATGAAGCGCACAGAGAAAGCGATTTCGACTCCGACAATGACGGTATGCCAGATTGGTGGGAGAAGGCAAAAGGACTAAATTCTGCAGAAGCAGATAATAATGCCGACCCGGACAAAGATGGTTACACCGTTCTGGAAGATTATCTTAACTGGCTTGCGGAACCTCACTTCACGATTAATAAAGGCATAAACATAAACCTGAAAGAATATTTTGCAGGCTACGACAACAATCCTTCATTCGAAATTACTGGAAGTTCGGATATGTCTTACGATAGCAACGAAGGAATCTGTACATTCACCCCTGCAACATCGTTCACCGGGTTCCTGAACATTAAGGTAAAGGCAACTGATGATGACAATGTAGGTTCGCTGACACGTAACTTCAATTTCTATGTATCGAGTGAAGCGACTGGTATCAACAATGTTCAGACCGACGACACTTCGACAGCAAGCGATATCTATAACGTTTCCGGAATAAAAGTTCGCTCAAATATCAGCAGTACTGACATATCAACTCTTGCTCCCGGTATTTACATCGTAAAGAAGCTGAACGACAAAACGGTAACAAAGAAAATAGTAATAAAATAA
- the pelA gene encoding pectate lyase, whose translation MKKYFICIIFIMTMAVPLFAQQQLNPKDYEYSSREWKRIVRGSPDAFFKTEEAKRIADNVLAYQRETGGWPKNLPIHRPLGDELDVVLSDKKKRNDSTTDNDATILEMTYLARLYKQQPEERYKKAFLQGVEFLLSGQYNNGGWPQFWPENHGYQVQITYNDNAMVQTLMVILNLRDGMAPFDSLVDDAMKVRLTKAFDKGIECILNTQIIVNGEPTVWCQQHDYKTLKPTSARAYELASFCSAESASLVRLLMELPNPDKRIKAAVNGAMKWFEAHKLTGIRVERFTNENGKSDTRVVNDEKAEPIWARDYDLEQGKPLFCDRNGVPVKTLAEVGHERRNGYSWYNSAPASLYKQYEKWKKKYM comes from the coding sequence ATGAAGAAATATTTTATTTGTATCATCTTTATAATGACGATGGCAGTGCCTCTATTTGCACAGCAACAACTCAACCCAAAAGATTACGAATACTCATCAAGAGAGTGGAAAAGAATTGTAAGGGGAAGCCCGGATGCTTTCTTCAAGACAGAAGAAGCAAAACGAATTGCTGATAACGTATTAGCATATCAACGGGAAACAGGTGGATGGCCTAAGAATCTTCCAATTCATCGTCCGCTTGGCGACGAACTGGATGTTGTGTTGAGCGACAAGAAGAAACGCAATGACTCTACGACCGACAACGATGCAACTATTCTGGAAATGACTTACCTGGCCAGACTTTACAAACAACAACCGGAAGAGCGCTACAAAAAAGCATTCTTGCAAGGTGTGGAGTTTTTGCTCAGTGGACAGTACAATAATGGTGGCTGGCCACAATTCTGGCCTGAGAATCATGGATACCAGGTACAGATTACTTATAACGACAATGCAATGGTGCAGACTTTAATGGTAATCCTTAACCTGAGAGACGGTATGGCACCGTTTGATTCATTGGTGGATGATGCAATGAAAGTTCGTTTAACAAAAGCTTTTGATAAGGGAATAGAATGTATACTCAACACACAAATTATTGTAAACGGCGAACCAACTGTATGGTGCCAGCAGCACGATTACAAGACTTTAAAACCCACTTCTGCCCGTGCTTATGAATTGGCTTCTTTCTGTTCGGCAGAAAGCGCTTCATTGGTGCGCCTGTTGATGGAACTTCCCAATCCCGACAAACGGATTAAAGCTGCCGTTAACGGAGCTATGAAATGGTTCGAAGCTCATAAACTGACTGGTATCAGGGTAGAACGTTTCACTAACGAAAACGGCAAGTCGGATACACGTGTGGTAAATGACGAAAAAGCCGAACCAATATGGGCTCGCGATTATGACTTAGAGCAAGGAAAGCCTCTGTTTTGCGACCGAAACGGTGTGCCAGTTAAAACATTGGCAGAAGTAGGTCACGAAAGACGCAATGGTTACAGTTGGTATAATAGTGCACCGGCAAGCCTCTACAAGCAATATGAAAAATGGAAAAAGAAGTATATGTAA